One genomic window of Streptomyces sp. WP-1 includes the following:
- a CDS encoding low specificity L-threonine aldolase, which produces MIPGMTETSGQDASGQDTEPTTGERREPTAKERWAAVRRRGARRLGHAAAGDSLRERLADLAEAGAEVYDLDEPADVYGNRIVASLEERVAALLGTEDAAFFPSGTMAQQVALRCWAARTGNPAVALHPLAHPEVHERDALSQVSGLRPVNVGSGIDQPTAAEIRGLAEPFGALMLELPLRDAGFVLPAWEELTELVEAAREREAVVHFDGARLWECTEHFGRPLAEIAGLADSVYVSFYKSLDGLGGAALAGPRTLVEEARAWRHRYGGQIFQQFPTALSALIGLERELPRLPEYVRHARVVAAALREGFAEAGLPWARVHPGVPHTHEFQVWLPYGPETVAEAALRQAEETSVALFPGHWSGAAGPGMACTEVSVRGSGLEWTAEDVRAAVRDFVRRLPGRD; this is translated from the coding sequence ATGATCCCGGGCATGACCGAGACATCTGGGCAGGACGCATCCGGGCAGGACACGGAACCCACCACCGGGGAGCGGAGGGAGCCTACGGCCAAGGAGCGGTGGGCGGCCGTACGGCGGCGGGGCGCACGCCGGCTGGGCCACGCGGCCGCGGGCGACTCGCTGCGCGAACGCCTCGCGGACCTGGCGGAGGCGGGCGCGGAGGTCTACGACCTGGACGAACCGGCCGACGTCTACGGCAACCGGATCGTGGCGAGCCTGGAGGAGCGGGTCGCCGCGCTGCTGGGGACCGAGGACGCCGCGTTCTTCCCGTCGGGCACGATGGCCCAGCAGGTGGCGCTGCGCTGCTGGGCGGCCCGCACCGGCAATCCGGCGGTGGCCCTGCACCCGCTCGCCCACCCCGAGGTGCACGAACGCGACGCCCTCAGCCAGGTCAGCGGGCTGCGCCCGGTGAACGTGGGCAGCGGCATCGACCAGCCGACGGCGGCGGAGATACGCGGCCTGGCGGAGCCCTTCGGGGCGCTGATGCTCGAACTGCCGCTCCGGGACGCCGGTTTCGTGCTGCCCGCCTGGGAGGAGCTGACCGAGCTGGTCGAGGCGGCGCGGGAGCGGGAGGCGGTGGTGCACTTCGACGGCGCGCGCCTGTGGGAGTGCACCGAGCACTTCGGGCGCCCCCTGGCGGAGATCGCGGGCCTGGCCGACAGCGTCTACGTGTCGTTCTACAAGTCCCTCGACGGCCTCGGCGGCGCCGCGCTCGCCGGGCCGCGCACGCTGGTCGAGGAGGCGCGGGCCTGGCGGCACCGGTACGGCGGGCAGATCTTCCAGCAGTTCCCGACCGCGCTGTCCGCGCTGATCGGCCTGGAGCGCGAACTGCCCCGGCTGCCGGAGTACGTCCGCCACGCGCGCGTGGTCGCCGCCGCGCTGCGCGAGGGGTTCGCCGAGGCGGGTCTGCCCTGGGCGCGGGTGCATCCTGGGGTGCCGCACACCCATGAGTTCCAGGTCTGGCTGCCGTACGGGCCCGAGACGGTGGCCGAGGCGGCGCTGCGGCAGGCCGAGGAGACCTCGGTGGCCCTCTTCCCGGGCCACTGGTCGGGCGCGGCGGGCCCCGGCATGGCCTGCACGGAGGTGTCCGTGCGCGGGTCCGGCCTGGAGTGGACGGCGGAGGATGTGCGGGCCGCCGTACGGGACTTCGTACGACGGCTGCCGGGCCGGGACTGA
- a CDS encoding response regulator transcription factor, with amino-acid sequence MTIRVMLVDDQVLLRTGFGMVLAAQPDMEVVAEAGDGVEALEALRSTQVDVVLMDVRMPKLDGVEATRRICEQPDAPKVLILTTFDLDEYAFSGLKAGASGFMLKDVPPGELLAAIRAVHSGDAVVAPSTTRRLLDRFAPMLPSAGRDPKHKELERLTEREREVMVLVAQGLSNGEIAARLVLSEATVKTHVGRILTKLGLRDRVQVVVLAYETGLVRAGGHR; translated from the coding sequence ATGACGATCCGCGTGATGCTCGTCGACGACCAGGTGCTGCTGCGCACCGGGTTCGGGATGGTGCTCGCCGCCCAGCCGGACATGGAGGTCGTCGCCGAGGCGGGCGACGGGGTCGAGGCCCTGGAGGCGCTGCGCTCCACCCAGGTCGACGTCGTCCTGATGGACGTCCGCATGCCCAAGCTCGACGGCGTGGAGGCCACCCGGCGCATCTGCGAGCAGCCCGATGCGCCCAAGGTGCTGATCCTGACCACCTTCGACCTGGACGAGTACGCCTTCTCCGGGCTGAAGGCGGGCGCGTCCGGCTTCATGCTCAAGGACGTGCCGCCCGGCGAGCTGCTGGCCGCCATCCGCGCCGTGCACAGCGGTGACGCGGTGGTGGCGCCCTCCACCACGCGCCGCCTGCTGGACCGGTTCGCGCCGATGCTGCCCTCCGCCGGCCGGGACCCCAAGCACAAGGAGCTGGAGCGGCTCACCGAGCGGGAGCGCGAGGTGATGGTGCTGGTCGCGCAGGGCCTGTCCAACGGGGAGATCGCGGCCCGGCTCGTGCTGTCCGAGGCGACCGTGAAGACCCATGTGGGCCGCATCCTCACCAAGCTGGGCCTGCGGGACCGGGTGCAGGTGGTGGTGCTGGCCTACGAGACCGGCCTGGTGCGGGCCGGCGGCCACCGCTGA
- a CDS encoding sensor histidine kinase has translation MQRLYDFLRRHPTGVDSFWAVVLFGLSVLSEANLQGTPAHRGSLTAAVVVSAVLCAVVALRRLFPERMLLLALATGLAQLVLDVETTVADFALLVIAYTVATTGARWASRLALVASFCAASMAQLRWPAQHSGFLGQIAIVVFQTVPFALAWVLGDSMRTRRAYFAQLEERAARLEKEREAQSKVAVAAERARIARELHDVVAHNVSVMVVQADGAAYVLDAAPDQARKALETISSTGRQALAEMRRLLGVLRTGEHQESGEYVPQPDVGQIDELIEQCRRSGLPVDFKVEGTPRPLPSGVELTAYRIVQEALTNTRKHGGPNTGASVRLVYFDDGLGLLVEDDGKGAPQELYEEGGADGRGHGLIGMRERVGMVGGTLDAGPRPGGGFRISALLPLKPAH, from the coding sequence GTGCAGCGCCTCTACGACTTCCTCCGCCGCCACCCGACCGGGGTCGACTCCTTCTGGGCCGTCGTCCTGTTCGGGCTGTCGGTGCTGAGCGAGGCCAATCTCCAGGGGACGCCCGCCCACCGGGGTTCGCTCACCGCGGCGGTCGTGGTCTCCGCCGTCCTGTGCGCCGTCGTCGCGCTGCGCCGCCTCTTCCCGGAGCGGATGCTGCTGCTCGCGCTCGCCACCGGGCTCGCCCAGCTGGTGCTGGACGTGGAGACGACCGTCGCCGACTTCGCCCTGCTGGTGATCGCCTACACCGTCGCCACGACGGGCGCGCGCTGGGCCTCCCGGCTCGCCCTGGTCGCCAGCTTCTGCGCCGCGAGCATGGCCCAACTGCGCTGGCCCGCGCAGCACTCCGGTTTCCTCGGGCAGATCGCCATCGTGGTCTTCCAGACCGTGCCGTTCGCGCTCGCCTGGGTGCTCGGCGACTCTATGCGCACCCGGCGCGCCTACTTCGCCCAGCTGGAGGAGCGCGCGGCCCGCCTGGAGAAGGAGCGCGAGGCGCAGTCCAAGGTCGCGGTCGCCGCCGAGCGCGCCCGGATCGCCCGCGAGCTGCACGATGTCGTCGCGCACAACGTGTCCGTGATGGTGGTCCAGGCCGACGGTGCCGCCTACGTCCTGGACGCCGCCCCCGACCAGGCCAGGAAGGCCCTGGAGACGATCTCCTCGACCGGCAGGCAGGCCCTGGCCGAGATGCGCCGCCTGCTGGGCGTGCTGCGCACCGGGGAGCACCAGGAGAGCGGGGAGTACGTCCCGCAGCCGGACGTCGGGCAGATCGACGAGCTGATCGAGCAGTGCCGCCGCTCCGGCCTCCCCGTCGACTTCAAGGTGGAGGGCACCCCGCGCCCGCTGCCCAGCGGGGTGGAGCTGACCGCGTACCGGATCGTGCAGGAGGCGCTCACCAACACCCGCAAGCACGGCGGGCCGAACACCGGTGCGAGCGTCCGTCTGGTCTACTTCGACGACGGTCTGGGACTGCTCGTGGAGGACGACGGCAAGGGCGCCCCGCAGGAGCTGTACGAGGAGGGTGGCGCCGACGGCCGGGGGCACGGCCTGATCGGGATGCGCGAGCGCGTCGGCATGGTCGGCGGCACCCTGGACGCCGGGCCACGTCCCGGCGGAGGGTTCCGTATCAGCGCCCTCCTGCCGCTCAAACCGGCGCACTGA
- a CDS encoding SAM-dependent methyltransferase, producing MTQETRGQRREAPGGPRGWRAAAEEALYGPAGFYRRPEGPGGHFRTSVHASRLFAGAVAELLQRVDTALGRPGALDFVDMAAGRGELVTGVLAALPREVAARVRPYAVEIAGRPADLDERVVWRDEPPARITGLLFANEWLDNVPVDVAETDPAGVPRYVLVGDDGTERLGGPVTGADADWLARWWPLGAEEGARAEIGLPRDRAWAKVAGRVARGLAVAVDYAHTAGARPPFGTLTGFRAGRETAPVPDGSCDITAHVALDACAAADRHPAPARLLTQRAALDALGLTGARPPLTLASTDPAAYVRALASAGEAAELTARGGLGDFGWLLRAVDIADPLA from the coding sequence GTGACGCAGGAGACGCGGGGGCAGCGGCGGGAGGCGCCCGGGGGCCCGCGCGGCTGGCGGGCGGCGGCCGAGGAGGCCCTGTACGGCCCCGCGGGCTTCTACCGGCGCCCCGAGGGGCCCGGCGGGCACTTCCGTACGTCCGTGCACGCCTCACGGCTCTTCGCGGGGGCCGTGGCGGAGCTGCTCCAGCGGGTCGACACGGCGCTGGGCCGCCCCGGGGCGCTGGACTTCGTGGACATGGCCGCCGGGCGGGGCGAACTGGTCACCGGGGTGCTCGCCGCGCTGCCGCGCGAGGTGGCGGCGCGCGTGCGGCCGTACGCCGTGGAGATCGCCGGCCGCCCCGCGGACCTGGACGAACGCGTCGTCTGGCGCGACGAGCCCCCGGCACGGATCACCGGGCTGCTGTTCGCCAACGAGTGGCTGGACAACGTGCCCGTGGACGTGGCCGAGACGGACCCCGCCGGGGTGCCCCGGTACGTGCTCGTCGGCGACGACGGCACCGAGCGCCTCGGCGGCCCGGTGACCGGAGCGGACGCGGACTGGCTGGCGCGCTGGTGGCCGCTGGGGGCCGAGGAGGGGGCGCGGGCGGAGATCGGGCTGCCCCGCGACCGGGCGTGGGCGAAGGTCGCGGGCCGGGTGGCGCGCGGGCTCGCGGTGGCCGTGGACTACGCCCACACCGCCGGCGCGCGCCCCCCGTTCGGCACGCTCACCGGCTTCCGCGCGGGCCGCGAGACGGCCCCCGTACCGGACGGCAGCTGCGACATCACGGCCCATGTCGCCCTGGACGCGTGCGCGGCGGCGGACCGGCACCCGGCCCCCGCGCGCCTGCTGACCCAGCGCGCCGCCCTCGACGCCCTCGGCCTCACCGGCGCGCGCCCCCCGCTCACGCTCGCCTCCACCGACCCCGCCGCCTATGTGCGCGCCCTGGCGAGCGCCGGGGAGGCCGCCGAACTCACCGCGCGGGGCGGCCTCGGCGACTTCGGCTGGCTGCTCCGGGCGGTGGACATCGCGGACCCGCTGGCCTGA